The following proteins come from a genomic window of Microtus ochrogaster isolate Prairie Vole_2 chromosome 7, MicOch1.0, whole genome shotgun sequence:
- the Trpv2 gene encoding transient receptor potential cation channel subfamily V member 2: MTSPSSPPAFRLETSDGDQEDSAEVNQGKHEPPPMESPFQGEDRNFSPQIKVNLNYRKGLGVSQQDPNRFDRDRLFSVVSRGVPEELAGLSEYLCRTSKYLTDSAYTEGSTGKTCLMKAVLNLQDGVNACILPLLQIDRNSGNPQPLVNAQCTDDFYRGHSALHIAIEKRSLPCVKLLVENGADVHARACGRFFQKHQGTCFYFGELPLSLAACTKQWDVVTYLLENPHKPASLEATDSLGNTVLHALVMIADNSPENSALVIHMYDGLLQVGVRLCPTVQLEDICNHEGLTPLKLAAKEGKIEIFRHILQREFSGLYQPLSRKFTEWCYGPVRVSLYDLSSVDSWEKNSVLEIIAFHCKSPHRHRMVVLEPLNKLLQEKWERLIPRFFFNFACYLVYMFIFTIVAYHQPSLEKPAVPSSKATFGESMLLLGHILILLGGIYLLLGQLWYFWRRRLFIWISFIDSYFEILFLVQALLTVLSQVLRFVETEWYLPLLVSSLVLGWLNLLYYTRGFQHTGIYSVMIQKVILRDLLRFLLVYLVFLFGFAVALVSLSREAQSPKAPAGNNATVTAQPVAGQEEEEVPYGGILDASLELFKFTIGMGELAFQEQLRFRGVVLLLLLAYVLLTYVLLLNMLIALMSETVNSVATDSWSIWKLQKAISVLEMENGYWWCRRKRHRSGRLLKVGTRWDGVPDERWCFRVEEVNWAAWEKTLPTLSEDPSGANSPGYEKNPTSKPGKSPTTEEDHLPLQVLQSH, encoded by the exons ATGACTTCACCTTCCAGCCCCCCAGCTTTCAGGCTGGAGACATCAGATGGAGACCAAGAAGACAGTGCTGAAGTGAACCAAGGGAAGCATGAGCCGCCCCCCATGGAGTCACCATTCCAGGGCGAGGACCGCAATTTCTCCCCTCAGATCAAAGTGAATCTCAACTACCGAAAGGGACTAGGTGTCAG CCAGCAGGACCCAAACCGGTTTGACCGCGACCGACTCTTCAGTGTGGTCTCCCGGGGTGTCCCGGAGGAGCTGGCTGGACTGTCAGAATACCTGTGCCGGACCAGCAAGTACCTCACTGACTCAGCATACACAG AGGGCTCCACGGGGAAGACGTGCCTGATGAAGGCTGTGCTGAACCTTCAGGACGGGGTCAATGCCTGCATCCTGCCCCTGCTGCAGATCGACAGGAATTCTGGCAACCCTCAGCCCCTGGTCAATGCTCAGTGCACCGATGATTTCTATCGCGGCCACAGTGCGCTGCACATTGCCATAGAGAAGAGGAGCCTGCCGTGTGTGAAGCTGCTGGTGGAGAACGGGGCAGATGTGCATGCCCGAGCCTGTGGCCGCTTCTTCCAGAAGCACCAAGGaacttgtttctattttg GCGAGCTACCTCTGTCGCTGGCTGCATGCACCAAGCAGTGGGATGTGGTGACCTACCTCCTGGAGAACCCACACAAGCCTGCCAGCCTGGAGGCCACTGATTCCCTAGGCAACACGGTCCTGCACGCGCTGGTCATGATTGCAGATAACTCACCTGAGAACAGCGCTCTGGTGATCCACATGTACGACGGGCTTCTCCAAGTGGGGGTCCGCCTCTGCCCCACTGTGCAGCTGGAGGATATCTGCAACCACGAAGGCCTCACGCCCCTGAAGCTAGCTGCCAAAGAAGGCAAAATCGAG ATTTTCAGGCATATTCTACAGCGGGAGTTCTCAGGACTGTACCAGCCCCTTTCCAGAAAGTTCACAGAGTGGTGCTACGGTCCTGTCCGGGTTTCACTGTACGATTTGTCCTCCGTGGACAGCTGGGAGAAGAACTCGGTGCTGGAAATCATTGCCTTTCACTGCAAGAGCCCG cacCGGCACCGCATGGTGGTTTTAGAGCCCCTGAACAAGCTTCTGCAGGAGAAATGGGAGCGGCTCATCCCGAGATTCTTCTTCAACTTCGCCTGTTACTTGGTCTACATGTTCATCTTCACCATTGTTGCCTACCACCAACCTTCCCTGGAGAAG CCAGCTGTTCCCTCATCAAAAGCGACTTTTGGGGAATCCATGCTGCTGCTGGGCCACATCCTGATTCTGCTTGGGGGTATTTACCTCTTACTGGGCCAG ctgTGGTACTTTTGGCGCCGCCGTCTGTTCATCTGGATCTCATTCATCGACAGCTACTTTGAAATCCTCTT CCTTGTCCAGGCTCTGCTCACGGTGCTGTCCCAGGTGCTGCGTTTCGTGGAGACTGAATGGTACCTGCCTCTGCTGGTGTCGTCCCTGGTGCTGGGCTGGCTGAACCTGCTTTATTACACACGTGGCTTCCAGCACACAGGCATCTACAGTGTCATGATCCAGAAG GTCATTCTTCGCGACCTGCTCCGATTCCTGCTGGTCTACTTAGTCTTCCTTTTCGGCTTCGCTGTAG CCCTAGTGAGCTTGAGCCGGGAGGCCCAAAGCCCTAAAGCCCCTGCCGGTAACAACGCCACAGTGACAGCACAGCCTGTGGCAggccaggaagaggaggaggtccCTTACGGGGGCATTCTGGATGCTTCACTGGAGCTCTTCAAGTTCACTATCGGGATGGGCGAGCTGGCCTTCCAGGAGCAGCTGCGCTTTCGCGGGGTGGTGCTGCTGTTACTGTTGGCCTATGTTCTTCTCACCTATGTTCTGCTGCTCAACATGCTCATTGCCCTCATGAGCGAGACTGTCAACAGTGTTGCCACTGACAGCTGGAGCATCTGGAAGCTGCAG AAAGCCATCTCTGTCTTGGAGATGGAGAATGGTTACTGGTggtgcaggaggaagaggcatCGCTCAGGGAGGCTGCTGAAAGTCGGCACCAGATGGGACGGTGTCCCCGATGAGCGCTGGTGCTTCAG GGTGGAGGAGGTGAACTGGGCTGCGTGGGAGAAGACACTCCCCACCTTGTCTGAGGATCCGTCAGGGGCGAACAGCCCTG GTTATGAAAAGAACCCAACCTCTAAACCTGGGAAGAGCCCCACCACAGAGGAAGATCACCTGCCCCTCCAGGTCCTCCAGTCCCACTGA